The Thermoplasma acidophilum DSM 1728 genome includes a window with the following:
- a CDS encoding DNA topoisomerase I codes for MDGFRIIIAEKADAGRRIAYFLSGGQVKSHRAKGTSYLEFEYNGSKTYLIPLSGHIVEADFESGYSDWNKIDLSDLIDARIVKNIKNKVAYQTLQAFRGKVEEIVIATDYDREGELIGVEALDIIKEGKEEIRRAKFSALTKNEILDSFKNLIGVNYSLADAADARESIDLIWGSVLTRFFSVTTGRLGKSFLSAGRVQTPTLAIVVDREREIQSFRPERYWTISITFDKDGQFKARYPENIKDQDTAEKIYEAIKGKNGRVSSYTSKEDHIRRPAPFSTTEFLREASRIGIMPTKAMSIAENLYMRGLISYPRTDNTVYPRSINLKSVLKKLENTAYSKYVKEIETFDRILPSRGRIETTDHPPIYPVDSPKEQLKGDYGRVYDLILRHFLSTLYRDGKKTVAEAEIYVNGYTFKAAGQHTTDRGWTEIYGYDPKDVYLPELTEGEDLKAIDWNIQREETKPPPRYDMSSLLKKMEELNLGTKSTRHDIIGKLIERGFIEGNPVKPTPLGMAFIDAVRSVNSHIADPEMTAKLEEDMDRIEKNEMSKNDVVEESKKMLHEVLSHFLTKTADVKDIITKGINAGQEIGDCPFHEGKKIMVIRDRFTYTVRCEDPSCKINFRIKRNGSITLSDQKCPVCGLPMIKIIRKGQSPEIKCIDPDCSYNRENEDYGECPADHGRLVLRQSKYGKRFLGCSNYPKCTVTYPLPQMGRITKTGEVCPYCGAPILALSRNGRKWKFCPNMQCEYNKKRKPEAAVEKSVRKKGRNASKS; via the coding sequence TTGGATGGTTTCAGGATAATAATCGCTGAGAAAGCTGATGCGGGAAGGAGGATAGCGTATTTTCTTTCCGGTGGGCAGGTCAAATCACATAGGGCAAAGGGTACGTCGTATCTTGAGTTTGAATACAATGGTTCCAAGACCTATCTAATTCCACTGTCAGGACACATAGTCGAAGCTGACTTCGAAAGCGGGTACAGCGACTGGAATAAGATAGACCTATCGGACCTAATAGATGCAAGGATAGTAAAGAATATAAAGAACAAGGTTGCGTACCAGACGCTGCAAGCCTTTCGCGGGAAGGTTGAGGAGATAGTCATCGCAACAGACTACGACAGGGAAGGCGAACTCATAGGCGTCGAGGCGCTGGATATAATAAAGGAGGGCAAAGAGGAGATCAGGCGCGCTAAATTCAGCGCACTCACAAAGAATGAGATACTGGATTCTTTCAAAAATCTGATAGGCGTAAACTACAGCCTTGCCGATGCTGCAGATGCCAGGGAATCCATAGACCTGATATGGGGATCGGTGCTCACCAGGTTCTTCTCGGTCACCACGGGACGCCTTGGCAAATCATTTCTCTCTGCTGGAAGAGTGCAGACCCCAACCCTGGCAATAGTCGTAGACAGAGAAAGGGAAATACAAAGTTTCCGGCCGGAGCGTTACTGGACGATATCCATCACGTTCGACAAGGATGGGCAGTTCAAGGCACGGTATCCTGAGAATATAAAAGATCAGGATACCGCAGAAAAGATATATGAAGCCATAAAGGGAAAGAATGGAAGGGTTTCCTCATATACATCGAAGGAAGATCACATAAGAAGACCAGCCCCATTCAGCACGACGGAATTCCTCAGGGAAGCTTCCAGAATAGGAATCATGCCCACCAAGGCCATGAGCATAGCTGAAAATCTTTACATGAGGGGGCTGATAAGTTATCCGAGAACAGATAACACCGTTTACCCAAGATCCATAAACCTGAAATCAGTTCTGAAAAAACTTGAAAATACTGCTTACTCCAAATACGTTAAGGAGATCGAAACCTTCGATAGAATATTACCCTCCAGGGGGAGGATTGAGACAACCGATCATCCGCCAATATATCCTGTTGATTCGCCAAAAGAACAGCTCAAAGGTGATTACGGCCGCGTTTATGATCTGATACTCAGGCATTTTCTGTCCACACTTTACAGAGACGGTAAGAAAACCGTTGCCGAAGCTGAAATTTATGTCAATGGCTACACCTTTAAGGCCGCAGGACAGCACACAACCGACCGTGGCTGGACGGAGATATACGGATATGACCCAAAGGACGTCTATCTCCCAGAACTCACAGAAGGAGAGGATCTAAAGGCCATAGACTGGAACATCCAGAGAGAAGAGACGAAGCCACCGCCAAGGTACGATATGTCATCCCTGCTTAAGAAGATGGAGGAACTCAACCTTGGAACAAAGAGCACGAGGCACGACATAATAGGAAAGTTGATAGAGAGGGGCTTCATCGAAGGAAACCCAGTGAAGCCTACCCCCCTTGGCATGGCATTTATAGATGCTGTGAGATCCGTGAACTCGCACATAGCAGATCCTGAGATGACGGCCAAACTTGAAGAGGACATGGACAGGATCGAGAAGAATGAAATGAGCAAGAATGATGTCGTGGAAGAATCCAAGAAAATGCTCCATGAGGTCCTGAGCCACTTCCTGACCAAGACAGCGGATGTGAAAGACATAATAACAAAGGGCATAAATGCAGGCCAGGAGATAGGCGATTGCCCGTTCCATGAGGGAAAGAAGATAATGGTCATCAGGGATCGCTTTACATACACTGTAAGATGCGAAGATCCATCTTGCAAGATAAACTTCAGGATAAAAAGGAATGGATCTATAACACTGTCTGACCAGAAATGCCCTGTGTGTGGCCTTCCAATGATAAAGATAATAAGGAAAGGACAGTCTCCGGAGATCAAATGCATAGATCCAGACTGCAGCTATAACCGAGAAAACGAAGATTATGGAGAATGCCCTGCGGATCACGGGAGGCTGGTCCTCAGGCAGTCAAAATACGGAAAGCGCTTCCTTGGATGCAGCAATTACCCCAAGTGCACGGTCACATATCCTCTACCTCAAATGGGGAGGATAACAAAAACAGGCGAAGTGTGCCCATACTGCGGTGCTCCCATACTGGCTTTATCAAGAAATGGAAGGAAGTGGAAGTTCTGCCCCAACATGCAGTGCGAGTACAACAAGAAAAGGAAGCCGGAGGCTGCGGTGGAGAAGAGTGTAAGGAAAAAGGGGAGAAATGCGAGCAAAAGCTGA
- a CDS encoding acylphosphatase, with translation MLVTKRVLFYGRVQGINFRSNTLSKALELNVKGWVMNRIDGSVEAYFSGELCDVMSLINYCVSDMPYAVVKRYDVYDIPYMEFPDFRIKR, from the coding sequence ATGCTGGTGACAAAGAGAGTTCTCTTCTATGGCAGGGTTCAGGGCATAAACTTCAGATCAAATACGCTATCAAAGGCTTTGGAACTAAACGTGAAAGGCTGGGTAATGAACAGGATCGACGGATCGGTTGAGGCTTACTTTTCGGGCGAACTATGCGATGTGATGAGCCTGATAAATTACTGTGTTTCCGATATGCCGTATGCGGTTGTGAAAAGGTATGATGTGTATGACATACCGTATATGGAGTTCCCCGATTTCAGGATAAAGAGGTAG
- a CDS encoding permease produces MNTKTLFYLARRILIEERYLALKNSASFMARSSRVRNKGNYIMRYVNISYGATSFSFIVFSLILVAPSLMEHRIYTLSSVVLLLFVYSLFINISNSLLFFVSVNINHILDPLRILPVDFPDHVIAVSWFIYTGSSSLFAVLPAIFLAAFLLGDPYILVIGLIWSIFSVLLGYIIGSSIFVAFGSRISGKRTRSTNILRNVGRIVFLVFVFAIFEIILYNANIVNGIIPRLPYPYSYFIPIFNIQSTVFFFHGIYMQATGFIISMVYTALASFAFIYVNRKAFYRLLEPTARNQSRVKTQMKAEVRSRPFSFFSKDLKISSRKSQNLVLLIMPLFFVFPTIMSEVLYAPTSKADPIILYNAMVAFVIVTSSFYSILFLVIEGNGISFIKALPLDGNSIIRWKISAPTFIFAVISISTLAAISVKALMGAAFYIIIIVDMMLYFVSSTVYNMNRLYRKIPDTADTVNFYSFGGQIAFITTFAFTGLIVGSADIFSLFLQDLLRLNAYFFFLINTVIGIIVLLFMVFRYNIVLLNADRESGQSVHQ; encoded by the coding sequence TTGAACACTAAGACCCTGTTTTACCTTGCCAGGAGAATACTCATAGAGGAGAGATACCTCGCACTTAAAAATTCAGCATCCTTTATGGCCAGATCCTCCAGGGTAAGGAACAAGGGCAACTACATAATGAGGTATGTGAACATCTCATATGGCGCAACTTCGTTTTCCTTCATAGTTTTCTCGCTGATACTCGTTGCACCTAGCCTCATGGAGCATAGAATATACACACTGTCCAGCGTGGTACTCCTGCTTTTCGTATATTCCCTTTTCATAAACATATCAAATTCGCTTTTGTTCTTTGTATCGGTGAACATAAACCACATTCTGGACCCACTGCGCATTCTTCCTGTGGATTTTCCGGATCATGTCATAGCCGTTTCCTGGTTCATATATACAGGAAGTTCCTCTTTGTTTGCGGTTCTCCCAGCGATATTTCTCGCAGCCTTCCTTCTCGGCGATCCGTACATACTTGTAATAGGCCTTATATGGAGCATATTTTCCGTTCTCCTTGGCTATATAATAGGTTCTTCAATATTCGTTGCCTTCGGGAGCAGGATAAGCGGGAAGAGGACAAGATCAACCAACATACTGAGAAATGTTGGCAGAATCGTCTTTTTGGTCTTTGTGTTTGCAATATTCGAGATAATACTGTACAATGCCAACATTGTGAATGGTATAATACCTAGGCTTCCCTATCCATATTCTTACTTCATTCCGATTTTCAACATACAGTCTACAGTATTCTTCTTCCATGGCATTTACATGCAGGCCACTGGATTCATAATATCGATGGTATACACCGCCTTAGCCAGCTTCGCGTTTATTTATGTCAACAGGAAGGCTTTCTACAGGCTCCTTGAACCTACCGCAAGAAACCAGTCAAGGGTAAAAACCCAGATGAAAGCAGAGGTGAGAAGCAGGCCGTTTTCATTCTTTTCCAAGGATCTGAAGATCTCTTCCAGAAAGTCGCAGAATCTGGTACTGCTGATAATGCCCCTTTTCTTTGTATTCCCAACCATAATGTCCGAGGTTTTGTATGCTCCCACGTCTAAGGCAGATCCCATCATACTCTACAATGCCATGGTGGCATTCGTTATCGTGACGTCGTCCTTCTATTCCATACTGTTCCTGGTTATAGAAGGGAATGGCATATCCTTCATAAAGGCCCTGCCGCTGGATGGAAACAGCATAATAAGGTGGAAGATCTCTGCACCAACATTCATATTTGCCGTGATAAGCATATCGACGCTTGCGGCCATAAGCGTAAAGGCACTAATGGGCGCTGCGTTCTATATAATCATAATAGTGGACATGATGCTTTACTTCGTCTCCTCGACGGTTTACAATATGAACAGGCTCTATCGGAAAATCCCTGATACCGCTGATACGGTCAACTTCTATTCATTCGGTGGACAGATCGCCTTCATAACCACGTTCGCCTTCACCGGCCTGATCGTGGGATCTGCCGATATATTTTCTCTGTTTTTGCAGGATCTGCTGCGACTCAACGCATACTTTTTCTTCCTGATCAACACGGTAATTGGTATAATCGTCCTCCTTTTCATGGTCTTTCGATACAATATTGTGCTTCTTAATGCTGACCGTGAGAGTGGGCAGTCAGTGCATCAGTGA
- a CDS encoding ABC transporter ATP-binding protein: MMNCSIKIDNVSMRYGEKLALDGVTLDIPEGTIYGILGPNGSGKTTLMRIILGLLKQTAGSAIVCGYDSTRDQMKIKEISGYVPETPILYESMTPSELFSFIASIRRMDEGTFRRRVDALIDAFGIAEYINEFIGSLSFGNRQKVAIISAILHDPKILIVDEGINGLDPRSAKLFKSILTDMRDHGKIIVFSTHILEIAESLCDHVAILYNGHIVANGTIADLRNEANAPSQNLEEIFLKLTNADDIPEVARYLRDEIEH, translated from the coding sequence ATGATGAACTGTTCCATCAAGATCGATAACGTCTCCATGAGATACGGCGAAAAACTGGCTCTTGATGGAGTTACACTGGATATTCCTGAGGGAACTATATACGGGATACTTGGGCCAAACGGATCTGGAAAGACCACCCTTATGCGCATAATACTCGGCCTTCTCAAGCAAACAGCCGGAAGCGCAATCGTGTGCGGTTATGACAGCACACGTGATCAGATGAAGATAAAAGAAATATCTGGTTATGTTCCAGAGACCCCAATACTGTATGAATCCATGACACCCTCGGAACTGTTCAGTTTCATAGCCTCCATAAGGCGGATGGATGAGGGTACCTTCAGGAGAAGGGTAGATGCGCTTATAGATGCCTTCGGTATAGCTGAATATATTAACGAATTTATAGGATCCCTCTCATTCGGCAACAGGCAGAAGGTTGCCATAATCTCGGCCATACTCCACGATCCAAAGATACTCATAGTAGATGAAGGCATAAATGGCCTCGATCCACGTTCTGCAAAGCTTTTCAAGAGCATCCTTACTGATATGAGGGATCACGGTAAGATAATAGTGTTCTCAACGCATATACTGGAGATCGCAGAATCCCTCTGCGATCATGTTGCAATACTTTACAACGGGCATATAGTTGCAAACGGAACAATTGCCGATCTCAGAAATGAAGCGAATGCGCCATCCCAGAATCTGGAGGAGATATTTCTGAAGCTCACGAATGCGGATGACATACCGGAGGTTGCAAGGTACCTGAGGGATGAAATTGAACACTAA
- a CDS encoding VIT1/CCC1 transporter family protein, whose amino-acid sequence MDADVKQWSDFYHDELTDMTFYSILSRKIKDDYLRENLSRLSGIEKEHSDFWRQNLEKAGVNPQPTYNRLKVFFLVFLRHFLGVFLTARLLEHGEINTVRVYSEYLKRPDLDEDFRLRLQEILDEEIEHEEIFEKAMEKSSDTIERNKDMIYGISDGLVEVLAALAGLTSIIVSNIDIALGGLVVGISGTASMSIGAYLSKKSETEYKLVEEEKKILFRKKDVDMDYINSIKSESKTSALYVGVSYILGAAVPILPFVFLSKYIALAVSIVLVFVVQGFTNAIVALSVNVGIFRMAIRASLLALLAAFITFMVGFSFHYFLHISII is encoded by the coding sequence ATGGATGCAGACGTCAAGCAGTGGTCAGACTTCTATCATGACGAACTTACCGACATGACATTCTACTCCATACTCTCAAGGAAGATCAAGGATGATTATCTGAGGGAAAACCTTTCCAGGCTCTCGGGCATAGAAAAGGAACATTCAGACTTCTGGAGGCAAAATCTGGAAAAGGCTGGTGTAAACCCGCAGCCCACGTACAACAGGCTGAAGGTTTTTTTCCTTGTTTTTCTAAGGCATTTTCTCGGCGTATTCCTAACCGCCAGATTGCTTGAACATGGCGAGATAAACACTGTGAGAGTGTATAGCGAATATCTCAAGAGGCCTGATCTCGACGAGGATTTCAGACTCAGGCTGCAGGAGATACTAGATGAAGAGATAGAGCATGAGGAAATCTTCGAAAAGGCCATGGAGAAATCGAGCGACACCATAGAGAGAAACAAGGACATGATATACGGCATAAGCGATGGCCTTGTTGAGGTGTTAGCTGCTCTAGCCGGCTTGACCTCAATAATAGTGAGCAATATCGATATTGCGCTTGGCGGCCTTGTTGTTGGCATAAGCGGTACTGCAAGCATGAGCATAGGTGCGTATCTCTCAAAGAAATCTGAGACCGAATACAAGCTCGTCGAAGAAGAGAAGAAGATACTGTTCAGAAAAAAGGATGTGGACATGGACTACATCAACTCCATAAAGAGCGAATCAAAGACTTCTGCGCTTTACGTCGGCGTTTCCTATATATTAGGTGCAGCAGTGCCAATACTCCCGTTCGTGTTTCTGAGCAAGTACATTGCACTTGCAGTTTCCATAGTACTTGTTTTTGTCGTTCAGGGGTTCACCAACGCCATCGTTGCGCTTTCTGTGAATGTTGGGATCTTCAGGATGGCAATAAGGGCATCATTGCTTGCGCTTCTTGCCGCATTCATAACATTCATGGTCGGTTTCTCCTTCCACTATTTCCTGCACATATCTATAATCTAA
- a CDS encoding acetyl ornithine aminotransferase family protein, translating to MMQEELNGIKIKVTPPGPEAKKIIDMNDRYLARSTQSLPVVGKIGRGVYVEDVDGNVYLDFSSGISVTNLGHVDPYVTAKVEDQLHKMWHFPGTDFYTEMQVLAAKSLIEVTPGKFEKRVFFTNSGTESVEAAIKVAKSYTGRGMFIGFIGAFHGRTQGSLSFTASKPIHHRGFFPSMPGVEHVPYPNPYRNPFGIDGYENPDELVNRVIDYIETYLLKTYVPPEDVAGILAEPVQGEGGYIVPPMNFFRELRKLADSYNIPLMMDEVQSGFGRTGKFFASEHFGVEPDVITLAKAIASGIPMGAVVMRKEMNFKESGLHSNTFGGNLIASAACVATIEEMKKLNVVENSAKQGAYLRKRLEELQSKYDAIGDVRGLGLMQAIDFVKDRRTKEPNSKLRNAVIDNAFRLGLILLSTGSSAIRIIPPLIITQDQIDEGIEVLDKAIKQSL from the coding sequence ATGATGCAGGAAGAGCTCAACGGAATTAAGATAAAAGTAACACCGCCAGGCCCAGAAGCAAAGAAGATAATAGACATGAACGACCGATATCTGGCAAGAAGCACACAGTCGCTGCCCGTTGTGGGCAAGATCGGCCGTGGCGTATACGTTGAAGATGTTGACGGGAACGTGTATCTGGACTTTTCAAGTGGTATAAGCGTTACAAACCTCGGACATGTCGATCCATATGTCACCGCAAAGGTTGAAGATCAGCTCCACAAGATGTGGCACTTTCCAGGCACAGATTTCTATACGGAGATGCAGGTTCTTGCAGCTAAATCACTAATAGAAGTCACTCCAGGAAAGTTTGAAAAGAGGGTATTCTTCACAAACAGCGGAACCGAAAGCGTGGAAGCGGCCATCAAGGTGGCAAAATCGTACACCGGGAGAGGAATGTTCATAGGCTTCATCGGCGCCTTCCACGGAAGGACTCAGGGTTCGCTCAGCTTCACCGCTTCCAAGCCAATACACCACAGAGGTTTCTTCCCGTCCATGCCTGGAGTGGAGCATGTACCTTACCCGAACCCGTACAGGAATCCATTCGGAATAGACGGTTATGAGAATCCAGACGAGCTTGTGAACAGGGTTATAGATTACATAGAAACATACCTTCTCAAGACATACGTTCCGCCGGAGGATGTTGCCGGCATACTGGCCGAGCCCGTACAGGGTGAGGGTGGATACATAGTACCACCAATGAACTTCTTCCGCGAATTGCGCAAGCTTGCGGACAGCTACAACATTCCACTGATGATGGATGAGGTTCAGAGCGGTTTCGGAAGAACTGGAAAGTTCTTTGCCTCTGAGCACTTCGGTGTTGAACCTGACGTTATAACGCTGGCGAAGGCTATAGCATCGGGTATACCCATGGGCGCAGTGGTTATGCGAAAGGAGATGAACTTTAAGGAAAGCGGCCTCCATTCAAACACGTTCGGCGGAAACCTGATAGCGTCAGCCGCCTGCGTTGCCACCATCGAGGAGATGAAGAAACTTAATGTTGTTGAAAATTCAGCAAAGCAGGGCGCTTACCTGAGGAAACGCCTTGAGGAGCTACAGTCAAAGTACGATGCGATCGGTGATGTGAGAGGTCTCGGCCTAATGCAGGCAATAGACTTTGTCAAGGACAGGAGAACAAAGGAACCGAACAGCAAGCTAAGGAATGCGGTGATAGACAACGCTTTCAGGCTGGGATTAATACTGCTTTCAACAGGATCCAGCGCTATAAGGATCATCCCGCCGCTGATAATAACGCAGGATCAGATCGATGAGGGCATAGAGGTGCTTGACAAGGCAATAAAGCAGTCTCTGTGA
- a CDS encoding YwgA family protein, with amino-acid sequence MKTMSMDYERKILLIGFLKYIGFNRKKIMQEDIDNRIKVQKLVYFGKALGLPLDYDFNLYLYGPYSSGLTKDYFNISDEEWANGKIDIPANVSDLLKQLKGRDALFLEIAATLHSIKTANPDASEDLLINIVTDIKSERLNGKSEAHKYVRDTFNFLKKVKLL; translated from the coding sequence ATGAAAACGATGTCTATGGACTATGAGAGGAAAATTTTACTTATTGGTTTCTTGAAATATATAGGATTCAATCGGAAAAAGATTATGCAAGAAGATATAGATAACCGCATAAAAGTCCAAAAGCTTGTCTACTTTGGAAAGGCCCTTGGTCTGCCGCTGGATTATGATTTCAACCTGTATCTTTATGGGCCATACTCTTCCGGACTTACAAAGGATTATTTCAACATAAGTGATGAGGAATGGGCAAATGGTAAAATCGATATACCGGCTAACGTGTCCGATCTTTTAAAACAACTCAAGGGGAGAGATGCGCTATTCTTGGAAATTGCCGCAACACTGCATTCCATAAAGACTGCAAATCCGGATGCATCTGAAGATCTCCTTATAAATATCGTGACCGATATTAAATCGGAACGGCTCAATGGAAAGAGTGAGGCTCATAAATATGTTAGAGATACTTTTAACTTCCTAAAAAAAGTAAAATTACTCTAG
- the ftsZ gene encoding cell division protein FtsZ, giving the protein MGDITDLLSKVSIDDVYDEWEDQASGSLPEDAEIENVYKTLNVKIKVIGCGGGGSNTVNRLYDDALKNADLIAINTDASHLRSIKVKHKLLIGQKTTKGLGTGADPKVGEEAAIEEIVAIKKIVQNTDITFVTAGLGGGTGTGCAPVIARAAKEAGSIVISVVTLPFESEGPLRMDNAVIGLEKLAQFSDTLVAIPNQRLLSEVPNAEMKVAFAYADKVLADTIRSIVEIITKTGIINIDYSDIKTVMQSGGVALIGMGQSKKGGDRIMTALEEALKPRLIDVDVSTAKDCVFKIIAPPDITVSEVGKAMDEIKKKINPRSRIIWGLTIDKDLDKDVKVLIFMTGVSSAYLVKDVESARKLASMFTGSYAAEIDTVN; this is encoded by the coding sequence ATGGGAGATATAACGGATCTGCTTTCCAAAGTTTCAATCGATGATGTATACGACGAATGGGAAGATCAGGCATCCGGTAGCCTGCCAGAGGATGCGGAGATCGAGAATGTTTATAAGACTTTGAATGTGAAGATTAAGGTAATAGGATGTGGCGGAGGCGGATCAAACACCGTCAACAGGCTGTACGATGATGCCCTGAAGAACGCAGATCTCATAGCTATTAACACGGATGCAAGTCATCTGAGATCCATCAAGGTAAAGCACAAGCTACTCATAGGCCAGAAGACAACGAAGGGTCTGGGAACTGGAGCGGATCCTAAGGTAGGGGAGGAAGCTGCAATAGAGGAGATAGTAGCCATAAAGAAGATAGTGCAGAATACTGACATCACCTTCGTAACCGCAGGACTCGGCGGAGGCACTGGAACAGGATGCGCACCTGTTATAGCAAGGGCTGCCAAGGAGGCTGGGTCAATAGTGATATCCGTGGTTACGCTGCCCTTCGAATCGGAGGGCCCGCTCAGGATGGACAACGCAGTCATCGGTTTAGAGAAGCTGGCCCAGTTCTCTGATACGCTGGTCGCAATACCGAACCAGAGGCTTCTTAGCGAAGTGCCAAATGCTGAGATGAAGGTGGCCTTTGCCTATGCTGACAAGGTCCTCGCGGATACGATAAGATCCATAGTGGAGATAATAACAAAAACTGGGATAATAAACATAGATTATTCAGACATAAAGACAGTGATGCAGTCAGGAGGCGTTGCCCTGATCGGCATGGGGCAGTCCAAGAAGGGCGGAGATCGCATAATGACTGCACTGGAAGAAGCCCTGAAGCCGAGGCTCATAGACGTTGACGTGAGCACAGCCAAGGACTGCGTCTTCAAGATCATAGCACCGCCGGACATCACTGTAAGCGAAGTTGGAAAGGCCATGGACGAGATCAAGAAGAAGATCAATCCTAGATCCCGCATAATATGGGGCCTGACCATTGACAAGGACCTGGACAAAGACGTGAAGGTCCTGATATTCATGACGGGAGTGAGCTCAGCTTATCTTGTAAAGGATGTTGAAAGTGCAAGGAAGCTGGCGAGCATGTTCACAGGATCATATGCGGCCGAGATCGACACGGTGAATTAG
- the pyrF gene encoding orotidine-5'-phosphate decarboxylase: MSESRLVVALDLTDKDRALEIARSIGRQVFAIKINWPLVLAGSGSIIGEIARVSRVVCDFKIADIPNTNSIIAKFARDQGAWGIISHSFTGLESLRSVVEASGDTKVFSVVAMSHPGSDLINDNYRKLMDISERAGVYGYIAPGNKLSDLSEIRKRTKKTIMSPGIGSQGGRASDAIKAGADLVIVGRSIYESADPVTAAEAINEEIAKAVEQN, translated from the coding sequence ATGTCGGAATCAAGGCTTGTGGTTGCACTAGACCTCACGGACAAGGATAGAGCCCTGGAAATAGCCAGATCCATAGGAAGACAGGTGTTCGCCATAAAGATAAACTGGCCCCTGGTCCTGGCAGGATCCGGATCGATAATAGGCGAGATCGCAAGGGTGTCGCGGGTTGTCTGTGACTTCAAGATAGCAGATATACCGAACACGAACAGCATAATAGCAAAATTTGCGAGGGATCAGGGAGCATGGGGCATAATATCGCATTCATTCACAGGCCTTGAATCACTGAGATCGGTCGTCGAAGCATCTGGCGATACTAAGGTCTTCTCGGTTGTGGCCATGTCGCATCCCGGTTCGGATCTCATTAACGACAATTACCGGAAGCTGATGGATATATCTGAGAGGGCAGGCGTCTACGGCTATATAGCGCCTGGCAATAAATTATCCGACCTGTCTGAAATACGGAAGCGCACGAAAAAGACCATAATGTCTCCAGGCATAGGATCGCAGGGAGGAAGGGCATCGGATGCCATAAAGGCCGGCGCGGATCTGGTTATAGTCGGAAGATCCATATACGAAAGTGCAGATCCGGTGACAGCAGCAGAAGCCATAAACGAGGAAATAGCAAAGGCCGTTGAACAAAACTAG
- the sppA gene encoding signal peptide peptidase SppA: MYILRTRIEGTITQQLYRSYYPIFSFAENKRSVAGLVLVFNSGGGDAVASQLMFEMIRKIRKKKPVYSFIQGICASGAYWISAGSSKIYSLDTSLIGSIGVISMIPYIKPLLDKIGVEMKIYKVGKYKDMLSSYREPSDEENEHYMRVLNDVYRKFRDSVMTERNIPEDKMEDIAQGQIFSPSMAMENRLIDGIGTMDSMMDDMYRQLGRKYKTRDILPRRPWIMRFLGT, from the coding sequence GTGTACATCCTCAGAACAAGGATAGAGGGAACCATAACACAGCAGCTCTATCGATCGTATTATCCTATATTTTCCTTCGCGGAAAATAAAAGATCCGTGGCAGGACTAGTTTTGGTGTTCAATTCTGGAGGCGGTGATGCAGTTGCTTCACAGCTGATGTTCGAGATGATCCGCAAGATCAGGAAGAAGAAGCCCGTATACTCTTTCATACAGGGCATATGCGCTTCCGGTGCATACTGGATCTCGGCGGGATCCTCAAAGATATACTCGCTTGATACCTCCTTGATAGGTTCCATAGGTGTAATATCGATGATACCCTACATCAAGCCTCTTCTCGACAAGATCGGTGTTGAGATGAAAATTTACAAGGTAGGCAAGTACAAGGACATGCTCTCATCATACAGGGAGCCAAGCGATGAGGAGAATGAACACTACATGAGGGTTTTGAACGATGTGTACAGAAAATTCAGGGATTCTGTCATGACCGAGAGGAATATACCGGAAGATAAGATGGAGGATATAGCGCAGGGGCAGATATTCTCTCCATCAATGGCAATGGAAAACCGTCTCATAGACGGCATCGGAACCATGGATTCTATGATGGACGATATGTACAGACAACTCGGGCGAAAATATAAGACACGCGACATACTTCCTAGGAGGCCATGGATAATGAGATTCCTGGGTACCTGA